Proteins co-encoded in one Spirochaetota bacterium genomic window:
- a CDS encoding ABC transporter permease, whose product MIFKMAFRNIFRHKRRTIISILTIAVGIGFYIMTDSILNGIDRLLIEAVVNFSDSPIVIYSQEYDKNRRGYPLDKGITNYVELENILSSIRGIEGITYRTSFIGEVIFGERSKYIVGTVIDTTKDESVFEIKKHISGSYLKNIGEVLIGKDLARKMSVSIGDYITISVRTVGGMYNALDFKIVGLVESPNSVLNENGVIISYESANELLKLNNTKTSTHIKVQWIRGEKTDGYLERVEEIANKIRNELKDYAIYTVSDLYKDFLLFVEQRRIISYIITLLVLLIAGVGITNNVLMSVYERIKEIGILMSMGLSPKAVRRLFILEGMFIGILGGIAGMVVGTLLDIFIIYVGIDLKSLFSDISGSQLGFPVWGIIYGEWNLQAFVIGFAFAVFTSIIFAYIPARYASKLKVTECLKFV is encoded by the coding sequence ATGATATTTAAAATGGCTTTCAGAAACATATTCAGACATAAAAGAAGAACGATAATAAGTATTCTAACAATTGCGGTAGGTATTGGTTTCTACATAATGACTGACTCCATCCTTAATGGTATAGATAGACTACTAATTGAGGCAGTTGTGAATTTTTCCGACAGTCCAATAGTCATCTACTCACAAGAATACGACAAAAACAGAAGAGGATACCCCCTTGACAAAGGTATCACAAACTATGTTGAGCTAGAAAACATACTATCATCCATAAGAGGCATAGAAGGTATAACATATAGAACGAGTTTTATTGGAGAGGTAATATTTGGAGAAAGGTCAAAGTATATCGTAGGCACAGTTATAGATACAACTAAAGACGAAAGTGTATTTGAAATCAAAAAACACATAAGTGGTAGTTATCTTAAGAACATAGGAGAGGTATTGATCGGTAAGGATCTTGCTAGAAAAATGAGTGTATCAATAGGAGACTATATCACGATAAGCGTAAGAACGGTTGGAGGAATGTATAACGCACTTGACTTTAAGATTGTTGGATTAGTTGAAAGTCCAAATTCGGTTTTGAATGAGAATGGAGTTATTATTTCCTACGAATCCGCTAACGAACTACTCAAGCTCAACAACACCAAAACATCCACTCACATAAAAGTGCAATGGATTAGAGGTGAAAAAACTGATGGATACCTTGAGAGAGTAGAAGAAATAGCAAATAAGATTAGAAATGAATTGAAAGACTACGCAATCTACACTGTTTCTGACCTTTATAAGGACTTCTTGCTATTCGTAGAACAGAGGAGGATTATCTCTTATATAATAACTTTATTAGTTCTGTTGATAGCAGGTGTTGGAATAACAAACAATGTTCTGATGTCAGTGTATGAGAGGATAAAAGAGATTGGAATTCTTATGTCGATGGGATTATCTCCAAAGGCTGTGAGAAGGTTGTTCATCCTTGAAGGCATGTTTATAGGAATTTTGGGTGGTATCGCAGGTATGGTGGTAGGAACACTTTTAGACATATTCATCATATATGTAGGTATTGACTTAAAATCACTCTTTAGTGATATAAGTGGCTCTCAACTAGGTTTTCCTGTATGGGGTATTATATACGGAGAGTGGAACTTACAGGCATTCGTCATAGGCTTCGCTTTCGCTGTTTTCACATCCATCATCTTCGCTTACATACCAGCAAGATACGCCTCAAAACTCAAGGTAACTGAATGCTTAAAGTTCGTTTAA
- a CDS encoding cysteine desulfurase yields the protein MVTHYDIRKDFPIFNRKIRGKELVYLDNAATSQKPIQVISKIEEFYRNHNANIHRSVHTLGYEATVEYEEAHKKVARFINARSWQEIIFVRNATEGINLIAYSLGLNILKPQDEIIIAISEHHSNLVPWQFVARRTSSKLKFIDIDDDYRLRLDQFESMLSERTKIVSVGHVSNITGVINPIKEIVRLAKKVGAITVIDGAQGLPHLKVDVQDIGCDFYVGTGHKMCGPTGIGFVYGRKEILENMEPFMYGGDMIETVTTEKSTWNELPWKFEAGTANIAGGIGLGYAVDYLESIGMEMIEELEKEITEYTLEVLSSIDKVKLFCPRDTKDRLGVFSFAIEGVHPHDVAYILDREGIAIRSGHHCAQPLLNRIGASDGSARISTYIYNTKEDIDKAAQAIQKVIYTFKI from the coding sequence ATGGTTACACATTACGACATAAGAAAGGATTTTCCTATCTTTAATAGAAAAATAAGAGGTAAGGAGTTGGTGTATCTTGACAATGCGGCTACTTCTCAAAAGCCCATACAGGTTATATCAAAGATTGAAGAGTTTTACAGAAACCACAACGCAAACATACACAGAAGTGTTCATACTCTAGGATACGAAGCAACTGTTGAATACGAAGAAGCACACAAAAAAGTTGCAAGGTTTATAAACGCAAGGAGTTGGCAAGAAATAATATTTGTAAGGAATGCTACTGAAGGTATAAATCTGATAGCATACAGTCTTGGACTAAACATTCTAAAACCTCAGGATGAGATAATAATAGCAATTTCTGAGCATCATTCCAATCTAGTTCCTTGGCAATTTGTGGCAAGGAGAACTTCTTCAAAACTTAAGTTTATAGATATAGATGATGACTATAGGTTAAGGCTTGACCAGTTTGAGAGTATGCTTTCTGAAAGAACGAAGATTGTTAGTGTGGGGCACGTTTCTAATATTACAGGTGTTATAAATCCTATCAAAGAGATTGTGAGACTTGCAAAGAAAGTTGGTGCTATTACTGTTATTGATGGGGCGCAAGGATTACCTCATCTCAAGGTTGATGTTCAGGACATAGGGTGTGATTTCTACGTTGGGACTGGACACAAGATGTGTGGTCCTACGGGTATCGGATTTGTCTATGGGAGAAAAGAGATACTGGAGAATATGGAACCATTTATGTACGGTGGAGATATGATTGAAACTGTTACTACTGAAAAAAGCACTTGGAATGAACTACCGTGGAAGTTTGAGGCAGGAACTGCTAACATTGCTGGCGGTATAGGACTGGGTTATGCCGTTGATTACCTTGAGAGTATAGGAATGGAAATGATTGAAGAGTTAGAAAAGGAAATTACAGAATATACTCTTGAAGTCCTATCAAGTATTGACAAGGTGAAGTTGTTCTGCCCTAGAGATACCAAAGATAGGCTAGGGGTATTTTCATTCGCAATTGAAGGAGTTCATCCTCACGATGTTGCTTATATTCTGGACAGAGAAGGTATAGCGATAAGGTCAGGTCATCACTGTGCTCAACCGCTACTCAATAGAATTGGTGCTTCTGATGGTTCGGCTAGAATAAGCACTTATATTTACAATACCAAAGAAGACATTGATAAAGCTGCTCAAGCAATTCAAAAGGTTATATATACGTTCAAAATCTAG
- a CDS encoding iron-containing alcohol dehydrogenase, translating to MPLFEYYVPSNVIIGNDIDNRIGEFCDKLGKRVVVVLENSKYISDNKIGERVESSIKVFTDEVLIYDELERSTNNQIKIDNLKDIVQSTRPDIIVGVGGYHVLSVAKTVASIYDKILSSDDVFKKRYTQFRRKRVSYIEVPITFGIVPGLSKSCFVYDKDVGYKTVYSDMYSYADAVIFDTSLISFLPPYYIGTLAVDAMAVAFDAFISRGSTPISDALSYKAIETFYVNIKKFINEPSNINIIQNLCYAGVMASISVSLSSPGLSTSIAQAVNSILDIPSERVSSVIFPHIIDYNLTSVPGKLIQTAMALGEKIQDITVIEAAIKSAESIRKLLLDLNIPLRLSEIEYFDEKQIDKISDISSRYDFMALLPRPANRNEINAILQAAL from the coding sequence ATGCCGTTGTTTGAATATTATGTTCCCTCGAATGTAATAATAGGTAATGACATAGACAACAGGATAGGCGAATTTTGTGATAAGTTGGGTAAGAGAGTTGTTGTTGTCTTGGAAAACTCTAAGTATATATCAGATAACAAGATTGGTGAGAGGGTAGAGAGTAGTATAAAGGTTTTCACTGATGAGGTATTGATTTATGATGAACTTGAGAGAAGCACTAACAATCAGATAAAGATAGATAACCTCAAAGATATAGTTCAATCTACTAGACCTGATATTATAGTTGGTGTAGGTGGATATCATGTATTGAGTGTTGCCAAGACTGTAGCGTCAATATATGATAAGATTTTGTCATCGGATGATGTTTTCAAGAAGCGCTATACACAGTTTAGAAGAAAGCGAGTGTCTTATATAGAGGTTCCGATAACATTTGGTATTGTTCCAGGTTTATCAAAATCTTGTTTTGTCTATGATAAGGATGTAGGCTATAAGACAGTATATAGCGATATGTATTCTTATGCTGATGCCGTGATATTTGATACATCTTTAATATCGTTTTTGCCACCGTATTACATAGGCACACTTGCAGTAGATGCTATGGCTGTAGCTTTTGATGCTTTCATATCAAGAGGATCAACTCCTATATCAGATGCACTATCGTACAAGGCTATAGAAACATTCTATGTAAATATAAAGAAGTTTATAAATGAACCTAGTAATATAAATATTATTCAAAATTTGTGTTACGCTGGTGTAATGGCGAGTATATCTGTTTCCCTAAGCTCACCAGGTCTATCAACTTCAATCGCACAGGCTGTGAATTCTATTTTGGATATACCTTCAGAGAGAGTGTCTTCTGTGATATTCCCGCATATAATTGACTACAACCTAACTTCAGTTCCAGGCAAGCTCATACAGACTGCGATGGCTTTAGGTGAAAAGATACAAGATATAACCGTCATAGAAGCGGCAATAAAGTCTGCAGAGTCCATAAGAAAACTACTACTTGACCTTAATATACCACTCAGGCTCTCAGAAATAGAATACTTTGACGAAAAGCAAATTGACAAGATATCAGATATATCGTCAAGGTATGATTTTATGGCACTATTACCACGACCTGCGAATAGAAATGAGATAAATGCTATTCTTCAAGCAGCGCTTTAG
- a CDS encoding energy-coupling factor ABC transporter permease — protein sequence MKFLKLILLMTLAILIPNLGYSMHISEGILSLNWALFWIAVSLPFLIWSIIVVISNLKSKKNYIAVISLIGAVVFLMSSLAIPSPVAGSVSHPAATGISSIIIGPIASIFVGFITLVIQALFMAHGGITSLGANVFAMAIVGSFVGFGAYKLARLVGLPYFIAGFMAGFFADILTYLTTAFQLALEFHGTEPITNVWLTLFGLFLPIQLPVSVVEGIIAGIVIKIFVDRAKDYIDPIVEPSK from the coding sequence ATGAAATTTCTAAAACTAATACTTCTAATGACACTTGCTATATTGATACCCAATCTAGGATACTCAATGCATATATCGGAGGGGATTTTAAGCCTGAACTGGGCTTTGTTTTGGATAGCAGTCTCACTACCATTTCTGATTTGGTCAATAATAGTTGTGATATCCAATCTTAAGAGCAAGAAGAATTACATTGCAGTTATATCACTCATTGGTGCAGTTGTATTCCTTATGTCATCTCTTGCTATACCTTCACCTGTTGCTGGTTCAGTTTCGCATCCTGCTGCGACTGGTATATCTAGTATCATAATAGGACCTATTGCGTCAATATTCGTTGGGTTCATAACGCTCGTTATACAGGCGCTTTTTATGGCTCACGGGGGGATAACATCTCTAGGTGCTAATGTATTCGCAATGGCAATAGTTGGCTCTTTCGTAGGCTTCGGTGCTTACAAACTTGCAAGACTAGTAGGACTACCTTACTTCATCGCTGGTTTCATGGCTGGCTTCTTCGCTGATATACTAACATACCTAACAACGGCATTCCAACTTGCGCTTGAGTTCCATGGAACAGAACCAATTACTAATGTTTGGCTTACACTATTTGGGCTATTCTTGCCTATACAACTACCAGTATCTGTTGTAGAAGGAATAATCGCTGGAATCGTCATAAAAATCTTTGTTGATAGAGCAAAAGATTACATTGACCCAATCGTTGAACCAAGCAAATAA
- a CDS encoding HDIG domain-containing protein, producing the protein MVDESLIKRSFQGSLKYKFLFLVLVLSTSPFPILTYFEQININNQTISNIKEGQVFRYDIVSQIDVSLTNTFDIETARSSFPTILKRTISIEEDIYRISKFVEVLEQDNRLLLLPKLPKVLMTNFFARFLKETAIIDSNEMININNLSNFKVIYGTNIYIPKKVIFLPLNSEEDVKSAIEAVFGKTFVPILKDEMSYVIANSIIPNTVFDRSLQEEEFQKYLSTKNIPFEIMIKKGDKIVKEGELITKERLGIVREYFNELNSKLIWKTIFIEILILILVVFSIFLLSIFKEVKNRNILTINSLFLMSSMYPQFYLKGTLGDAVLFVSLFTSFSIVNSLICGRKSTIVIGIFYTATIFLVIYSSYIVAIYWFILIVVASMMSYRIKRRSSFVIVATVIFLVSFGIYSLIHFVESFEFGNLILSGGLSFVSVFGNVLLVFLILPLYEYFFRIATPFKLYELSSLDNPLLKMLLERAPGTYYHSLNVSILAEACANEIGANSLLAKVGALYHDVGKIENAEYFTENIGGKTREDVNIYRYAEIIKEHPNRGVDLAKKYRLPIEIERIMLEHHGGGLILYFYNKALKENPNVDERLFRYPNYKPTSKESSIIFICDKIEATVRSLTSNKNIDFQKISDEIDNIILRHTLSEELSMSNLTLQDMNKIKKAIKETFKYILHQRIEYPKS; encoded by the coding sequence ATGGTAGATGAGAGTTTAATAAAAAGATCCTTTCAAGGATCTTTGAAATACAAATTCCTCTTTCTAGTTCTAGTATTATCAACATCACCATTCCCTATACTCACCTATTTTGAACAGATCAATATCAACAATCAAACAATATCAAACATAAAAGAAGGACAGGTTTTCAGATACGATATAGTATCTCAAATAGATGTATCTTTAACAAATACATTTGATATTGAAACTGCAAGGTCTAGTTTCCCAACAATACTAAAGCGAACCATATCAATAGAAGAAGACATATACAGAATTTCCAAGTTTGTTGAGGTTTTAGAGCAGGACAATAGATTGTTATTGCTACCAAAGCTCCCTAAAGTTTTGATGACAAACTTTTTTGCTCGGTTTCTGAAAGAGACCGCAATCATTGATAGTAATGAGATGATAAACATCAACAATCTATCAAATTTCAAAGTCATCTATGGAACTAATATCTACATTCCTAAAAAAGTTATATTTCTACCACTTAATTCAGAAGAGGATGTAAAGAGTGCTATTGAAGCAGTATTCGGTAAAACATTCGTTCCAATACTCAAAGATGAAATGTCTTATGTTATAGCAAACTCTATAATACCTAACACTGTATTTGATAGATCACTTCAAGAAGAAGAGTTCCAAAAATACCTTAGTACAAAAAACATACCTTTTGAGATAATGATAAAGAAAGGTGACAAAATAGTCAAAGAGGGTGAGTTGATAACAAAAGAAAGATTAGGGATAGTCAGAGAATACTTCAATGAATTGAACTCAAAGCTAATATGGAAAACAATCTTTATTGAAATATTGATACTAATTCTCGTAGTTTTCTCAATATTTCTTTTGTCAATATTCAAGGAAGTAAAAAACAGAAACATATTGACGATAAACTCTCTTTTCCTTATGTCTTCAATGTATCCACAATTTTATCTCAAAGGGACTTTGGGAGATGCAGTTTTATTCGTCTCACTTTTCACTTCGTTTTCTATAGTTAATAGCCTAATATGCGGAAGAAAATCAACAATTGTCATAGGAATATTCTATACGGCAACAATATTTCTGGTAATTTATAGTAGTTACATCGTGGCTATTTACTGGTTTATTTTGATAGTAGTCGCATCAATGATGTCATACAGGATAAAGAGAAGATCCAGTTTCGTGATAGTTGCTACTGTAATATTTCTGGTAAGTTTTGGTATTTATTCGTTGATACATTTTGTTGAATCATTTGAATTTGGAAACTTAATATTATCAGGTGGTTTATCATTTGTAAGTGTATTTGGGAATGTATTGCTTGTATTTCTTATATTACCTCTCTACGAATACTTCTTCAGAATTGCAACACCATTCAAGCTTTATGAGTTATCATCACTTGACAATCCTTTGCTCAAAATGCTTTTAGAAAGGGCTCCAGGAACATACTATCACTCTCTGAATGTTAGCATACTTGCAGAAGCGTGTGCAAACGAAATAGGAGCAAACTCTCTGCTAGCAAAAGTTGGAGCGCTGTATCACGATGTAGGAAAGATTGAGAATGCCGAATACTTTACAGAAAACATTGGTGGTAAGACAAGAGAAGATGTAAATATCTATAGATATGCAGAGATAATAAAGGAACATCCAAACAGAGGTGTGGATCTTGCCAAAAAATACAGATTGCCGATTGAGATTGAAAGGATAATGCTAGAACATCATGGTGGAGGACTGATACTTTACTTCTATAACAAAGCACTTAAAGAAAACCCAAATGTTGATGAAAGACTGTTCAGGTATCCTAACTATAAACCAACTTCAAAAGAGTCAAGCATCATTTTTATATGTGACAAAATTGAAGCTACAGTTAGATCTCTAACTTCTAACAAGAACATTGATTTTCAAAAGATCTCCGATGAGATTGATAATATAATATTAAGACATACTTTGAGTGAGGAACTGTCTATGAGTAATTTAACACTACAGGATATGAATAAAATCAAAAAAGCTATAAAAGAAACATTTAAGTATATACTACACCAGAGGATAGAATATCCGAAGAGTTAA
- the speE gene encoding polyamine aminopropyltransferase, translated as MEKDIIFLDDDPFAPENHIYRVKNILFSGRSEYQDVKVVEFEWFGLALVLDNVVQFTEAEEFIYHETLAHIPLFTHPNPKNVLIIGGGDCGVAREVLKHKSVEKLILVDLDKMVTEVSKKYFYDLFKGAFEDKRLRIINEDGLKFVKEYDGDKFDVVMIDLTDPVGPAKPLFEEPFYRMVHNILTDDGIMAAQTESIWYHQETVIGVQKALKNVFPIVDVAYFITPIYTGYWWTISIGSKKYNPRTDYRSSFLNNKYYSDDVRNVSFLPQSLYDRLLEGRLFKESLR; from the coding sequence ATGGAGAAAGACATTATTTTCCTAGACGACGATCCTTTTGCACCTGAAAATCACATTTATAGAGTTAAGAATATCTTATTCTCTGGGCGGAGTGAGTATCAGGATGTGAAGGTAGTTGAGTTTGAGTGGTTTGGTTTGGCGTTAGTTTTGGATAATGTAGTTCAATTCACTGAAGCGGAGGAGTTTATATATCACGAGACACTTGCTCACATACCTCTATTTACTCATCCAAATCCAAAGAATGTTCTGATAATAGGTGGCGGCGATTGTGGTGTTGCAAGAGAGGTATTGAAACACAAGTCCGTTGAGAAGCTTATACTCGTTGATCTTGACAAGATGGTTACAGAGGTATCAAAGAAATATTTCTATGATCTTTTCAAGGGTGCTTTTGAGGACAAGAGGTTGAGAATAATTAATGAGGATGGGCTTAAATTCGTAAAAGAGTATGATGGAGATAAGTTTGATGTTGTTATGATAGATCTTACGGACCCTGTTGGACCGGCAAAACCTCTTTTTGAGGAACCATTCTACAGGATGGTTCATAACATTCTAACTGATGATGGAATTATGGCAGCGCAAACAGAGTCTATCTGGTATCATCAGGAGACAGTTATAGGTGTTCAGAAGGCACTTAAAAACGTATTCCCGATTGTTGATGTTGCATATTTCATAACACCAATATACACTGGGTATTGGTGGACAATATCAATAGGTTCAAAGAAGTATAATCCTAGGACAGATTACAGGTCATCATTCCTAAATAACAAATATTACTCCGACGATGTTAGAAATGTATCATTCTTACCACAGTCATTGTATGACAGACTTCTTGAAGGAAGATTATTCAAAGAGTCTTTGCGATAG
- a CDS encoding outer membrane lipoprotein-sorting protein codes for MNKIIWYIVFLCICGLGFSITGDEILRRVDANLNFKNAIINAKMEIYLPGQQPRVKIFRTYIIEDQKAYTEFLNKEDKNIRYLKLGKQLWIHDKSENNTILISGHLLKQGMMGSDISYEDMLESEDLYSKYTSSLEGEDKIKNRDCYIILLKAKTDNVAYHSRKMWVDKEYYISLREERFAVSGRLLKTVEVEDFKLFGTRHYPTVSVVSDKLKANTKTIISIQNIDFDTSIQDSIFTKRYLER; via the coding sequence ATGAATAAGATCATTTGGTACATAGTTTTTTTATGTATATGTGGTTTAGGCTTTTCAATAACAGGTGATGAGATATTAAGAAGAGTAGATGCTAACCTAAACTTCAAGAACGCCATAATTAACGCGAAAATGGAGATATACCTACCCGGACAGCAGCCGAGAGTTAAAATATTTAGGACTTACATAATTGAAGATCAAAAAGCCTATACCGAATTCCTTAACAAAGAGGACAAAAACATAAGATACCTAAAACTAGGTAAGCAGTTGTGGATTCATGACAAGTCTGAAAACAACACTATTCTCATTTCAGGACATCTTCTCAAACAAGGTATGATGGGAAGTGATATATCCTATGAAGATATGCTAGAATCTGAAGACTTGTACTCAAAATACACAAGTTCCTTGGAAGGTGAGGATAAAATAAAAAATAGAGATTGTTATATCATATTACTGAAGGCTAAAACTGATAATGTTGCTTATCATTCTAGGAAAATGTGGGTAGATAAGGAATACTATATATCTTTAAGGGAGGAGAGATTTGCAGTAAGTGGAAGACTTCTTAAGACGGTTGAAGTTGAGGATTTCAAACTATTCGGGACAAGACACTACCCAACAGTCAGCGTAGTCTCCGATAAACTCAAGGCAAACACCAAAACAATTATCAGCATTCAAAACATTGATTTTGATACCAGCATTCAAGATAGTATATTCACAAAAAGATACCTAGAACGATGA
- the gyrB gene encoding DNA topoisomerase (ATP-hydrolyzing) subunit B codes for MLEKEYTAESIQVLEGLEPVRKRPGMYIGSTGSSGYHHLVYEVVDNSIDEALAGYCKNIRVIVDKGDVVSVEDDGRGIPVDIHPEYKVSALQLVMTKLHAGGKFDNKTYKVSGGLHGVGVSVVNALSEFLEVYVKREGKLYYQKYRRGVPETEVVIKKTGIEGTGTIVRFKPDKEVFDKGVTFSYDILSARLRELAFLNKGVRIEIIDRRGDHERKESFYYEGGIVEFVNALTQEMKPISNTFYIYGEKTLSSGRSMIVEIAFRYTTDYEEIGYSYVNSIKTIEGGTHLTGFKSGITKVMLEFYERTGMDKKEKIELSGEDFREGIVYVVSVKLPDPQFEGQTKEKLGNSEVRGLVEDVVYEKLVPIFERNLDAVRKILEKAVEAARAREAARKARELVRRKSALDSFSLPGKLADCSEKEPERTELFIVEGESAGGSAKQARNREFQAILPLRGKIMNAEKARINKLLDNEEIKTIITAIGTGIADTFDISKIRYGKIIIMTDADVDGSHIRTLLLTFFYRYMKQLIEEGYIYSAVPPLYKVSVGQKNYYVYSDEEKDRIIKELKSKNYTVQRYKGLGEMNPEQLWETTMNPSTRKLLKITLEDAIKANNIFSILMGEDTKKRRNFIETYAKEVVEIDV; via the coding sequence ATGCTTGAGAAGGAATACACGGCTGAGTCTATACAAGTTTTAGAAGGTCTTGAACCTGTTAGGAAGCGACCGGGAATGTATATCGGTTCTACGGGTAGTAGTGGTTATCATCATCTTGTGTATGAAGTGGTTGATAACTCAATAGATGAGGCATTGGCTGGTTACTGTAAGAATATCAGAGTAATTGTTGATAAAGGAGATGTAGTAAGTGTTGAGGATGATGGGAGAGGGATACCTGTTGATATACATCCTGAGTATAAGGTTTCGGCTTTACAACTTGTGATGACTAAACTTCATGCGGGTGGTAAGTTTGATAATAAGACATACAAGGTTTCCGGTGGTCTTCACGGAGTGGGTGTTTCAGTTGTGAATGCTCTTTCTGAATTTCTTGAAGTGTATGTCAAAAGGGAAGGCAAACTATACTACCAGAAATACCGAAGAGGTGTTCCAGAGACGGAGGTTGTAATAAAAAAGACAGGTATTGAGGGAACTGGAACGATAGTGAGGTTCAAGCCTGATAAAGAGGTCTTTGACAAAGGTGTTACATTCAGTTATGATATCCTTAGTGCTAGGTTGAGGGAACTAGCATTTCTCAACAAGGGTGTAAGGATAGAGATAATCGATAGGCGGGGTGATCATGAAAGGAAAGAGTCTTTCTACTATGAAGGGGGGATTGTAGAATTTGTAAATGCTTTGACGCAGGAGATGAAACCTATCTCAAACACTTTCTATATCTACGGTGAGAAAACATTATCAAGCGGTAGGAGCATGATAGTGGAAATCGCATTTAGATACACAACCGACTACGAGGAGATAGGTTATTCTTATGTGAATTCCATAAAGACGATAGAAGGTGGAACTCATCTTACAGGTTTCAAGAGTGGTATTACAAAAGTAATGCTAGAGTTTTATGAGAGAACTGGTATGGACAAAAAGGAAAAGATAGAACTCTCTGGTGAAGACTTTAGGGAAGGTATAGTTTATGTTGTAAGTGTCAAACTACCAGACCCGCAATTTGAAGGACAAACGAAGGAAAAGTTAGGAAACAGTGAGGTTAGAGGGCTCGTTGAGGATGTTGTCTATGAAAAATTAGTTCCTATCTTTGAGAGAAACCTAGATGCAGTTAGGAAGATTTTGGAGAAGGCTGTTGAGGCTGCGAGAGCAAGAGAGGCTGCGAGGAAGGCAAGAGAGCTTGTGAGAAGGAAGAGTGCTTTGGATTCCTTCTCTTTACCAGGTAAGTTAGCGGATTGCTCCGAGAAAGAACCTGAGAGGACGGAACTGTTCATAGTTGAAGGTGAATCTGCAGGTGGTAGCGCGAAGCAAGCAAGAAATAGGGAATTTCAAGCGATCCTACCACTCAGGGGAAAGATAATGAACGCGGAGAAGGCTAGGATTAACAAACTTCTTGATAACGAAGAGATAAAAACAATTATCACGGCGATAGGAACTGGTATAGCAGACACATTTGACATTTCTAAAATCAGATACGGTAAGATAATTATAATGACGGATGCTGATGTTGATGGGTCTCATATAAGAACACTTCTCTTGACATTTTTCTATAGATATATGAAGCAACTTATAGAGGAGGGGTATATATACTCGGCTGTTCCGCCTTTGTATAAGGTATCGGTAGGACAAAAAAACTACTATGTATACTCTGATGAGGAGAAAGACAGGATAATAAAAGAACTAAAGTCAAAAAACTATACTGTTCAAAGATACAAAGGACTTGGAGAGATGAACCCCGAACAGCTCTGGGAGACTACTATGAACCCGTCAACAAGGAAACTCCTTAAGATAACGCTAGAGGATGCTATCAAGGCAAACAACATATTCTCAATACTTATGGGAGAAGATACTAAGAAGAGAAGAAACTTCATAGAAACTTATGCTAAAGAGGTTGTTGAGATAGATGTCTAG
- a CDS encoding ABC transporter ATP-binding protein yields MSLIVLKNITKEYRKDSKRESVKVLALKEINLEIEKGEFLTIMGPSGSGKTTLLNIIGCLDTPTSGEVVFNGTRLTNATERYLSEYRRKNIGFIFQSYNLIPVLTVKENIELPLTIDNTLPKEEREERVVKLIEMVGLKGMENRYPRELSGGQEQRVAIARALVKKPLIVLADEPTANLDSVTAEDVIEIMRLMNEVEGTTFIFSTHDPRVERHARRVIILKDGQINLDERR; encoded by the coding sequence ATGAGTTTGATAGTCTTGAAGAATATCACCAAAGAGTATCGCAAGGATAGTAAGAGAGAAAGTGTAAAGGTTCTGGCATTGAAGGAGATAAACCTTGAGATTGAGAAAGGAGAATTTCTCACGATAATGGGACCTTCAGGTAGTGGTAAGACAACACTTCTTAATATAATAGGATGTCTAGACACTCCAACAAGCGGCGAAGTGGTGTTCAACGGCACAAGATTGACAAACGCAACAGAGAGGTACCTCTCGGAGTATAGAAGAAAAAATATAGGCTTCATATTTCAGTCCTACAATCTTATTCCAGTTTTGACTGTGAAGGAAAATATAGAACTACCACTTACCATTGACAATACTCTTCCAAAGGAAGAACGAGAAGAAAGAGTGGTGAAACTTATTGAGATGGTTGGACTTAAGGGAATGGAGAATCGGTATCCTAGAGAACTCTCTGGAGGTCAGGAACAAAGAGTAGCAATAGCAAGAGCATTGGTAAAAAAGCCACTCATAGTTCTAGCAGATGAACCAACGGCAAACCTTGACTCCGTAACAGCGGAAGATGTCATTGAAATAATGAGACTGATGAATGAGGTTGAAGGAACAACATTCATCTTCTCAACACACGACCCCAGAGTAGAAAGACACGCACGAAGAGTAATCATACTCAAAGATGGACAAATTAACTTGGACGAAAGGAGATAG